The Gammaproteobacteria bacterium genome includes a region encoding these proteins:
- a CDS encoding tyrosine-type recombinase/integrase — MQNEQKADSARNLLQLQPLESLQLPKALDGSEGSNRSPGAALIEASTDLQAIQTWLMEYQGSPHTLRNYRREVERLLLWGLRERGKPLSSLIREDFLAYQNFLADPQPIKLWVGARKPRFSPDWRPFQGALHAVSIRQALVIINSLLTYLVHAGYLTANPLALMRRRTQFNPTTPKNSVERFLDQESWQKVLEQIDFLPRDSKRQEAHYQRVKFLFTLLYLLGPRVSEVSNHNMGSFIESRGNWWWRVTGKGNKTAQIPVNDEMLSALANYRTYLQKSPLPAPSDATPIALSLGGKKGIGANMVYRIVKKVMLDTAEQIQAEFPHKAEKLRLASTHWLRHTSITHQADAGIELRYLNKNARHAKLETTAIYLHSEDAAWHEAMQSHAMEKIKSKK, encoded by the coding sequence ATGCAAAATGAGCAGAAAGCAGATTCAGCGCGTAATTTATTACAACTGCAACCGCTGGAAAGTTTACAGCTGCCAAAAGCCTTGGATGGTTCAGAAGGCAGTAATCGCAGCCCAGGAGCGGCCTTGATCGAGGCCAGCACCGATCTGCAAGCGATTCAGACTTGGTTGATGGAGTATCAAGGCTCACCGCACACCTTGAGAAACTACCGTAGAGAAGTTGAACGTTTGTTGCTGTGGGGCTTGCGTGAACGTGGCAAGCCGCTCTCCAGTTTGATTCGGGAAGATTTTTTGGCTTATCAAAATTTCTTGGCCGATCCTCAGCCAATTAAGCTTTGGGTTGGTGCGCGTAAACCGCGTTTCAGTCCCGATTGGCGACCGTTCCAAGGTGCTTTACATGCTGTCAGCATTCGCCAAGCCTTGGTGATCATCAATTCACTCTTAACCTATCTGGTTCACGCCGGTTACTTGACCGCCAATCCGCTCGCCTTGATGCGACGGCGCACCCAGTTCAACCCAACCACGCCGAAAAACAGCGTCGAACGGTTTCTTGATCAAGAGAGTTGGCAGAAGGTGTTGGAGCAGATTGACTTCCTGCCCCGTGATTCAAAACGTCAAGAGGCGCATTATCAACGAGTGAAATTTCTCTTCACCCTGCTCTACCTGCTCGGCCCTCGGGTCAGTGAGGTCTCTAACCACAACATGGGCAGCTTTATTGAGTCGCGGGGCAACTGGTGGTGGCGTGTCACCGGAAAAGGCAATAAAACCGCGCAAATTCCGGTTAACGATGAGATGTTAAGCGCCTTGGCCAACTATCGAACTTATTTGCAAAAATCACCCCTACCCGCCCCCAGCGACGCCACGCCCATCGCCCTCAGTTTGGGAGGTAAAAAAGGCATCGGTGCGAATATGGTCTATCGAATTGTGAAAAAAGTGATGTTGGATACCGCAGAACAGATTCAAGCGGAATTTCCACACAAAGCGGAAAAATTGCGGTTGGCCTCAACCCACTGGCTGCGCCACACCTCCATCACCCATCAAGCCGATGCGGGCATTGAACTGCGGTATCTGAATAAAAACGCTCGTCATGCAAAACTGGAGACCACCGCTATTTACTTGCACAGCGAAGATGCGGCTTGGCATGAGGCAATGCAGAGTCATGCGATGGAAAAAATAAAATCGAAGAAGTGA
- a CDS encoding DNA-binding protein: protein MDSNSIDTRTLVKQTADQLLAEGIKPTVANVRERTQRGSAGTINEALKSWWQELSEKIRQPSSDIPEAIQIATQKIWQSATQLAEEQLEEFRQQAQQQIDHATEKKQQAQEDQEQLQKDQQQLLETNAALQQANQALKKQLESEEAQHQLAMKNWAQSREKNTELKNNLQHAREESAEKQKELQQKYQKEIEQRETEQNALLEKNHQLVLKSALLEEKTQQNQQQISEMQQRFELQLSQQNNLLQHSQKLQESLSLSEARLDSERQQRQDLHTQQQKSQSTYDALSLQFEQQSTQLNAKTAENRFLQNLLDHVSSPKSGVS from the coding sequence ATGGATTCAAACTCAATCGACACCCGCACGCTGGTCAAACAGACCGCCGACCAACTGCTGGCCGAAGGCATCAAACCCACCGTAGCCAATGTTCGTGAACGCACTCAACGTGGCAGCGCCGGTACCATCAACGAAGCCTTAAAAAGTTGGTGGCAAGAGTTGTCCGAAAAAATCCGCCAACCGTCATCAGATATTCCAGAGGCGATCCAGATTGCCACCCAGAAGATTTGGCAATCCGCCACCCAGTTAGCCGAAGAACAGTTAGAAGAGTTTCGCCAACAAGCGCAGCAACAGATTGACCACGCCACTGAAAAAAAGCAGCAGGCTCAAGAGGATCAAGAACAACTGCAAAAAGATCAGCAGCAATTATTAGAGACCAATGCCGCGTTGCAACAAGCCAATCAAGCTCTGAAAAAACAACTGGAGTCAGAAGAAGCTCAACATCAACTGGCGATGAAAAACTGGGCACAAAGCAGAGAAAAAAACACAGAACTGAAAAACAACCTGCAACACGCAAGGGAAGAATCAGCAGAGAAACAGAAAGAGCTGCAACAAAAATATCAAAAGGAGATTGAACAAAGGGAGACAGAGCAGAACGCCCTACTGGAAAAAAACCATCAATTGGTACTTAAATCGGCGCTGCTTGAAGAAAAAACACAGCAAAACCAACAGCAGATCAGTGAAATGCAGCAGCGTTTTGAGCTGCAACTGAGCCAACAAAACAACCTACTGCAACACAGCCAAAAACTACAAGAGTCTCTCAGTCTCAGTGAAGCACGGTTGGATTCTGAACGACAACAGAGGCAAGATTTGCATACTCAACAGCAAAAATCACAATCGACCTATGACGCACTGTCTTTGCAGTTTGAGCAACAATCGACACAGTTAAACGCCAAAACAGCCGAGAACCGATTTCTCCAAAATCTGCTGGATCATGTTTCCTCACCTAAAAGTGGCGTAAGCTAA